A single window of Anaerolineae bacterium DNA harbors:
- the cysK gene encoding cysteine synthase A yields MKIANDVTELIGNTPLVRINRLTEGCVADVVAKLEYFNPAHSVKDRIGVSMIDAAEKAGLIKPATIILEPTSGNTGIALAFVCAARGYKCALVMPDTMSLERRMLLRAYGAELILTPGSEGMGGAIRKAEELAAADSRYFIPQQFQNPANPKIHRRTTAEEIWRDTGGQVDLLVAGIGTGGTITGVGEVLKARKPSCRVVAVEPDASPVLSGGQKGPHPIQGIGAGFVPQVLNTKIYDEVVRVKGEDAFATARRMAAEEGLLVGISSGAAVWAALQVARRAENEGKLVVVIIPSFGERYLSTALFADLAD; encoded by the coding sequence ATGAAAATTGCAAACGATGTAACCGAATTGATTGGCAATACGCCCCTGGTGCGGATCAACCGTTTAACCGAGGGTTGCGTGGCCGATGTTGTAGCCAAATTGGAATATTTCAACCCGGCGCACAGCGTTAAAGATCGCATTGGCGTGTCAATGATTGACGCCGCCGAAAAAGCCGGCCTGATTAAGCCTGCTACCATTATCCTGGAGCCAACCAGCGGCAATACCGGCATTGCCCTGGCCTTTGTTTGCGCCGCCCGCGGTTACAAATGCGCCCTGGTGATGCCCGATACCATGAGCCTTGAACGGCGCATGCTGCTGCGAGCCTACGGCGCGGAACTGATTTTGACGCCCGGTAGCGAGGGCATGGGCGGGGCCATCCGCAAAGCCGAAGAACTGGCCGCCGCCGACTCGCGCTACTTTATCCCACAACAATTCCAGAACCCGGCCAACCCCAAAATCCATCGCCGCACCACGGCCGAAGAAATCTGGCGAGACACCGGCGGCCAGGTTGACCTGCTGGTGGCGGGCATTGGCACCGGCGGCACCATCACCGGCGTTGGTGAAGTGCTCAAGGCCCGCAAACCTTCTTGCCGGGTCGTCGCCGTAGAGCCGGATGCCTCGCCGGTGCTTTCCGGCGGACAAAAAGGACCGCATCCCATCCAGGGTATTGGCGCGGGGTTTGTTCCCCAGGTGCTCAATACCAAAATTTATGATGAAGTGGTCCGGGTTAAAGGTGAAGATGCCTTTGCCACAGCCCGGCGCATGGCCGCCGAGGAAGGGCTGTTGGTCGGCATCTCATCCGGGGCAGCGGTATGGGCCGCCTTGCAAGTGGCCCGCCGCGCGGAAAATGAGGGTAAACTTGTGGTGGTCATTATTCCCTCTTTTGGCGAGCGTTACTTGAGCACGGCTCTATTTGCCGATTTAGCGGATTAG
- the cysE gene encoding serine O-acetyltransferase, translating into MFKTIKRDLQTVFERDPAARSIPEVLLCYAGLHALWGHRLAHWLWEHQAKLPARWLSHLMRWLTGIEIHPGAQIGPNFFIDHGMGVVIGETAEIGANVTLYHGVTLGGVSLEKGKRHPTLEDGVVVGAGAKVLGPITIGACSRIGANAVVVKPVPANSVVVGVPGRMIERSKPHVPEDRPDLRHDRLPDLVCSALDAVIARVNALERQNGNGTDRRPIPFATKEQVWQGEDFSI; encoded by the coding sequence ATGTTTAAAACAATAAAACGCGATCTACAAACCGTTTTTGAACGCGACCCGGCAGCGCGCAGTATCCCCGAAGTTTTACTGTGTTACGCCGGTTTGCATGCCCTGTGGGGGCATCGCCTGGCGCATTGGCTGTGGGAGCATCAGGCCAAACTGCCGGCCCGCTGGCTATCGCACCTGATGCGCTGGCTGACCGGCATCGAAATTCATCCCGGCGCTCAAATTGGCCCCAACTTTTTTATTGACCATGGCATGGGCGTGGTTATTGGCGAAACCGCCGAAATTGGGGCCAATGTGACGCTCTATCACGGCGTCACCCTGGGTGGAGTTAGCCTGGAGAAAGGCAAGCGCCACCCCACTTTGGAGGATGGGGTGGTGGTGGGGGCGGGGGCCAAAGTATTAGGCCCAATTACCATTGGCGCGTGCAGCCGCATTGGAGCCAACGCGGTGGTGGTAAAGCCTGTGCCGGCCAACTCGGTGGTGGTGGGGGTGCCGGGCCGCATGATCGAGCGCAGTAAACCCCATGTTCCCGAAGACCGCCCCGACCTGCGGCACGACCGCCTGCCCGACCTGGTTTGTTCGGCGCTGGACGCGGTTATAGCCCGCGTCAACGCCCTTGAGCGACAAAATGGAAACGGGACAGACAGGCGTCCTATTCCCTTTGCCACCAAAGAACAGGTCTGGCAGGGAGAGGATTTTTCAATTTAG
- a CDS encoding sensor histidine kinase, which yields MTEILLNTLEDERRYVARELHDGVAQTTLQLGLQAGICRKLLERGNLEMLATELAELEGRIQLASHQVREVIADMRRPQLEPEANLNEYIQRAIDHHLERGGPPVECNCNITNFPPYSNQQKLALFRVVQEALLNIRKHANAQNVRITISNNDKDFCLTISDDGQGFDLKEVAARPIDKGGAGLANLRVRAQAVGGSLAIERNAGGRWTEITIILPKTGH from the coding sequence ATGACTGAAATATTGTTGAACACGTTGGAAGATGAACGTCGTTACGTAGCCAGAGAATTGCACGACGGCGTGGCGCAAACCACGCTTCAACTTGGCCTGCAAGCCGGTATTTGCCGCAAGCTGTTAGAACGGGGCAATTTAGAGATGTTGGCCACAGAATTGGCCGAGTTAGAAGGCCGTATCCAATTGGCCTCTCATCAGGTGCGCGAGGTAATTGCCGACATGCGCCGGCCTCAACTTGAGCCGGAGGCCAACTTGAATGAATATATCCAGCGTGCCATAGACCATCATCTGGAAAGAGGCGGGCCGCCGGTGGAATGTAACTGCAATATCACAAACTTTCCCCCCTATTCCAACCAGCAAAAATTGGCCCTCTTCAGAGTAGTGCAGGAGGCCCTGCTCAACATTCGCAAACATGCCAACGCCCAAAATGTGCGGATCACCATATCAAACAACGACAAAGATTTTTGCCTGACCATTTCCGACGACGGCCAGGGATTTGATCTTAAAGAGGTGGCCGCCCGTCCGATTGATAAGGGTGGGGCCGGCCTGGCCAATTTACGGGTGCGCGCTCAGGCCGTGGGCGGCTCCCTGGCAATTGAGAGAAATGCCGGGGGCCGATGGACGGAAATAACAATTATCTTACCCAAAACCGGTCATTAA
- a CDS encoding chemotaxis protein CheB, with amino-acid sequence MDYQTIVIGTSAGGLKALQEILAPLPADFALPILVVQHRLPAPDDFLAFSLNESCQLTVKEAEEKEPIKPGLVYIAPANYHLLVEQDKTLSLSAEAKVCYSRPSIDVLFETAAEAYLSSLIGLILTGANNDGTAGLKKIKEKGGLTIAQDPTTAESGIMPYSAIQEKAVDKIMSLAEISSFLLQLSGKEP; translated from the coding sequence ATGGATTACCAAACCATTGTTATTGGCACCTCCGCCGGGGGGTTAAAGGCGCTGCAAGAAATTCTGGCCCCCCTGCCTGCCGATTTTGCCTTGCCAATACTCGTTGTCCAGCACCGGCTGCCCGCGCCGGACGATTTTTTGGCCTTTTCTTTGAACGAGTCGTGCCAATTAACGGTGAAGGAGGCGGAGGAGAAAGAACCGATAAAACCCGGCCTGGTTTATATTGCCCCGGCCAACTACCATTTACTGGTAGAACAGGATAAAACATTGTCGCTTTCGGCCGAGGCCAAAGTTTGTTATTCGCGCCCTTCTATTGACGTGCTATTTGAAACGGCTGCGGAGGCCTATCTCTCCAGCCTGATCGGCCTTATTCTCACCGGCGCCAATAACGACGGTACGGCCGGCTTAAAAAAAATTAAAGAAAAAGGTGGCCTGACCATTGCCCAGGACCCGACCACCGCCGAATCAGGCATCATGCCCTACTCGGCCATTCAGGAAAAAGCGGTTGACAAAATTATGTCATTGGCCGAAATATCCTCGTTTTTGCTCCAACTTTCGGGCAAAGAACCCTGA
- a CDS encoding protein-glutamate O-methyltransferase CheR, translated as MEKVKIEQIELELLLEAIYRRYGYDFRQYSPASVKRRVQHHLCKSKLETISALTAKVLYDEALFQSLFFDMSITVTEMFRDPWFYLALREKIIPFLKTFPYINIWQAGCATGEETYSLAIVLQEEGLYKRAHIYATDFNDAALEKAKTRIYSLERIKEYSINYQKTGGKNSLADYYRARYQSVIMDAALQENITFANHNLATDGVFGEMHLILCRNVLIYFDRDLQNRVLSLFRDSLLYNGFLCLGSKETLHFSKVKKDFIEFAAKEKIYQCKKEKFGERIF; from the coding sequence ATGGAAAAAGTAAAAATTGAACAAATTGAACTTGAGCTGCTGCTGGAAGCAATTTATCGCCGTTATGGCTACGATTTCAGGCAATACAGCCCGGCCTCTGTTAAGCGGCGGGTCCAACATCACCTTTGCAAATCAAAACTTGAAACAATTTCGGCGTTAACGGCCAAAGTGTTGTACGACGAAGCGCTTTTTCAATCGCTCTTTTTTGATATGTCCATCACGGTTACAGAGATGTTCCGCGATCCCTGGTTTTACCTGGCCCTGCGAGAAAAGATAATCCCTTTTTTAAAAACCTTCCCCTATATCAACATCTGGCAGGCCGGCTGCGCCACCGGCGAAGAAACCTACTCTTTGGCTATTGTTCTGCAAGAGGAAGGACTTTACAAACGCGCCCATATTTACGCCACCGATTTCAACGACGCCGCTCTGGAAAAGGCCAAAACCAGAATATACTCCCTGGAGCGCATCAAAGAATACTCCATTAATTACCAAAAAACCGGCGGCAAAAACTCGCTGGCCGATTACTACCGGGCGCGGTATCAATCGGTGATTATGGATGCGGCGCTGCAAGAAAATATTACCTTTGCCAACCATAACCTGGCCACCGACGGCGTATTTGGCGAAATGCACCTGATTTTGTGCCGCAACGTGCTCATCTATTTTGACCGCGACTTGCAAAACCGGGTGCTGTCGCTTTTTAGAGATAGTTTACTTTATAACGGGTTTCTTTGTTTGGGCAGCAAAGAAACTCTCCACTTTTCAAAAGTCAAAAAGGATTTTATTGAGTTTGCGGCCAAAGAAAAAATATATCAGTGCAAAAAGGAGAAATTCGGCGAACGGATTTTTTAG
- a CDS encoding hybrid sensor histidine kinase/response regulator has translation MSESQTKPKILIVDDKPQNLFALENLLKQLAVEVVQTTSGVEALSLTLEQDFCLAIVDVQMPEMDGYELVELWRGNTSTASLPVIFVSAIYSDEYHHRKGYDAGAVDFLSKPFVPQILLSKVKVFLDLYHQRVKLQHLVNELNDKNEALIQVTGELQDANVALSKRAVQLEASNQVGQQVTSILELDELLAAVVQSIQSKFGYYFAGVWLLNETKDRVILQAGLGRNGNQMLEPGASIELDAERGIIAWVARTGQTYRADDVSTDPRFLTMNALPKTRSELALPLHVAQEMIGVLDIQSECKARFDTEEERVLQTLTNQIAIAIRNARLYELEKKLNADKDKFFSIISHDLRNPFNVLLGNAQLMMEMIDRLSQADIQEMSESIHNQAKAAHNLLENLLTWSQLQRGRIEYEPGLVDLYQLAENTVSLLQEVAASKKIRLQQLIAEGIIVHADAYMIETVIRNLTSNALKFTPLGGQVTLSICQNGLSSGRDTAWVEVNITDTGVGIRPEDIANLFKLEVHHTTAGTAQEKGTGLGLILCQEMVEKNGGRIWIESEPDKGTTVKFTVPAAAAEKG, from the coding sequence ATGAGTGAATCTCAAACAAAACCCAAAATTTTGATCGTTGACGACAAGCCCCAAAACCTCTTTGCCTTAGAAAACCTCCTGAAACAACTGGCGGTGGAGGTGGTGCAAACCACGTCTGGGGTTGAGGCGCTGAGCTTAACCCTGGAACAGGATTTTTGTTTGGCCATTGTGGATGTGCAGATGCCCGAGATGGACGGCTACGAGTTGGTGGAGTTGTGGCGGGGCAATACCAGCACGGCCAGCTTGCCCGTAATCTTTGTCAGCGCCATCTATTCCGACGAGTATCATCATCGCAAGGGCTATGATGCCGGGGCGGTTGACTTTTTGAGCAAGCCGTTTGTGCCGCAGATTTTGCTCAGCAAAGTCAAAGTTTTTCTGGACCTTTACCACCAACGGGTCAAATTGCAACACCTGGTTAATGAGTTGAATGATAAAAATGAGGCCCTGATCCAGGTAACCGGTGAGCTGCAAGACGCCAATGTTGCCCTGTCAAAACGAGCCGTGCAATTGGAGGCCAGCAATCAAGTGGGCCAACAGGTTACCTCGATTCTTGAGTTAGACGAGTTGCTGGCAGCCGTGGTGCAATCAATTCAGAGCAAGTTTGGCTACTACTTTGCCGGGGTGTGGCTATTGAACGAAACCAAAGACAGGGTTATTTTACAGGCCGGGCTGGGACGTAATGGAAACCAGATGCTGGAGCCGGGCGCGTCAATTGAACTGGATGCGGAGCGCGGCATCATTGCCTGGGTGGCTCGCACGGGCCAAACTTACCGGGCCGATGACGTTAGTACCGACCCCAGGTTTTTGACAATGAACGCTTTGCCCAAAACACGTTCAGAATTGGCCCTGCCGCTGCACGTGGCCCAAGAAATGATTGGGGTTCTGGACATTCAAAGCGAGTGCAAGGCGCGGTTTGATACCGAAGAAGAACGGGTGCTGCAAACACTCACCAATCAAATTGCCATTGCCATTCGTAACGCCCGGCTGTACGAACTGGAGAAAAAGCTGAATGCGGACAAAGACAAATTCTTCTCAATTATCTCTCACGACCTGCGAAACCCGTTCAACGTTTTACTGGGCAACGCCCAACTGATGATGGAGATGATTGACCGGTTGAGCCAGGCAGATATTCAGGAAATGAGCGAGAGTATCCATAACCAGGCCAAAGCGGCGCACAATTTATTAGAAAACCTGTTAACCTGGTCGCAGTTACAGCGGGGGCGGATAGAATATGAACCCGGCCTGGTTGATTTGTACCAGTTGGCTGAAAATACCGTCAGTTTGTTGCAAGAAGTAGCCGCCAGTAAAAAAATCCGGTTGCAACAGCTGATTGCAGAAGGAATAATTGTGCATGCCGATGCCTATATGATTGAAACGGTTATTCGTAATTTAACTAGCAACGCGCTCAAGTTTACCCCTTTAGGGGGCCAGGTAACGCTTTCGATTTGTCAAAATGGCCTCTCTTCCGGCCGGGATACCGCCTGGGTGGAGGTAAACATTACCGATACGGGGGTGGGCATCAGGCCGGAAGATATTGCTAACTTGTTCAAATTAGAGGTGCATCACACCACCGCGGGAACGGCTCAGGAGAAAGGCACGGGCCTGGGCCTGATCTTGTGCCAGGAAATGGTGGAGAAAAATGGGGGCCGAATTTGGATAGAGAGTGAACCGGACAAAGGCACAACGGTAAAGTTTACCGTGCCCGCCGCGGCTGCGGAAAAGGGATAA